The Rhodovastum atsumiense DNA window AACCTGGACGCCGATCACCATGCCCTTCAAGGCTTTCCGCAGTTCGCTCAGGGCAGCACCCCCGCCCTTCGGGTCTGCGGTCAGGTTGAAAACCTTGCCATTGGAGTGAAGCTTCGCAAGCGGGCTGTCCTTTGCGGCGATGAACGCGGCAGGGGAGTTGACATAAGGCGCCGTGAAGTCGATTTCTTTCTTGCGCTGCTCAGTAATGGACATGCCGTCCATGATGACGTCGAACTTGCCGGCATTCAAACCTGGAATCATGCCGTCCCAGTCTTGCGCGATGATCTTGCATTGGACCTTGATGCGGGCGCACAGATCCATGACAAGATCTGGCTCAAAGCCGACGATCTTTCCGCTGGGGTCGGTCAGATTGTAGGGAGCGAAACCACCTTCCATGCCAATAACAACGGTCTTCCAATCCTTGGCCATGCAGGGGGTTGCAACGGCGACAGCTAACAGGCCCAAGGCAGCGGCAGAGTACAACTTCATTGGTGGTCCTTTTACTACGGGTATATTCTTGGGGTGGAACTGGCGGTTCGGTTGCAAAGCGGACGATCCAATCATGTGCCTCTCTCGGCGGCCCAAGGTTCAGGCGACGATGCCGAACAACTCGCCCCTGAAGTACCGTCCCTTGAAGCTCGCCACAGCCGCCATGTCCGCCCGTTTGTCCTGAGCGATCATACCCGGGCCCGATTCCGCCGCAAATCCGGACGGATCCCGCCCTCGGCCCCCGCCGATGGCCTCACAGGCAAGCGCCTCGTCGCAACCCGCGTCGGCATGGCGCCTGCGCGACTCGCCGCCTGCGCCAATCTGGTGGCCCGGTTGGCGACGCCCTGGCAAAACTCGCGCCCGGCCGCGCCGATCACCAGGATTTCGTATAATACCGGCGGCCCTAAATTTTGACCGATGCCCAGGCGCGCTGAGTGATGGACTTGATGGTGTCTGGGGTAGACATCAGAAAGTTCCAGGCATCCAGGCAAGCGGCCAGGATGGCATTGTAGCTGTTCCATACGCGCAGACTAAGTTTGTTGGCCCGCAGATATTCCCAGACGTTCTCCATCGGGTTCAATTCCGGGGCGTAGGCTGGCAGGCGTAGCAGGCTGATGTTGTCGGGAACGGGCAGGCGCTGGCTGGGCTGGTGCCACCCGGCCCCATCACAGACCAACACAGCGTGCGCGCCGGGTGCCACCGGACGGCTGATCTCGATCAGATGCTCGGCCATGGCTTCGCTGTTGACCGCCGGCATGATGATCGCGGCACCAACAGCCCGTTCGGGGCAGATGGCACCGAACAGGTAGACAGAATCATGAGTAACCGGGGCAAAACCCCGGGCGGCGGCTGATTTTGGGCCTTCCCCGAAGCGGCCAAATACGGTTCGCTGGGGCCATGTCAGCGCTTCCCGATCCATCTGAGATGCCGCGCGCCGAGCTGGAAGCCGAAGTGACGGCCCTGCGAGGCGAGGTGGCCGAACTGAAGCAGTTGGTGCTGGCGCTGCGCGACGAGATTGCCCGGCTGAAGGGGCTGAAGGGCCGGCCGGTGATCAAGCCGAGCGGTATGGAGAAGGCGACCGAGCCGAAGTGCGCCGGCAAGCGCGGCAAGCACCGAGGCCGCGGCAAGGTGACGCCACGGGTGACAGTTGAAACCCTGGTGATCCGGGTGACGGCGCCGACGGGGTCGCAGTTCAAGGGCTACGAACCCTACCAGATACAGGATCTGGTGCTCACGGCACGGGTGGTGCGCTACCGGCGCGAACGCTGGGTGACGCCGGCGGGCGAGACGATCGTGGCACCACTGCCCGAGGGTATTCGTGGCCATTTCGGGCCGGAACTGCGCCGCTATGTGCTGATGCAGTATCACCAAGGCCAGGTCACCGTGGAGCGGCTGGTGGCTCAGCTGCAGGGGGTCGGGGTCAGTATCTCCAAGCGGCAGGTCATGCGGCTGCTGATCGAGGGGCAGGACGCGTTCCTGACCGAGACCCGGGAGGTGCTGCGGGCGGGACTGGAGACGGCGGCCTGGATCACGGTGGACGACACCGGAGCGCGCCACCGTGGAGCCAATGCGGTGTGCACGCAGATCGGTAACGACAACTTTGCCTGGTTCGGCACCACCGGCAGCAATCGAGCCGCGAAGCGGATCGATCCGCCATTATGTAGCATGCGCCACTGGTGAAATCGGGCTTGTACTCGGCGCCCCTCTCTGGCAAGATGGGCGCACGGAGTTTCGTGCAACGGGTCGGCATGGCGCAACATTTCCTGCTTTCCGCAGCGGCACGCTCACTCAGCGCGGCGAAGGTCATGCGCATGTCGGAGAGCGGCGTGGTGAACGTGTTCTTGCGCCTGCGCTGGCCTGAGACCGATGGCAAGCCGGTCTGTCCCGGCTGCGGCTGCATGGTCTGCTATGCCTGCCCAAGATCACCGGATCGGCCGCGCTGGCGTTGTAAAGCTTGCCACGCCGATTTCTCGATCACCTCGGGCACGTTGTTCGCCCATCACAAATTGCCGCTGCGCACCTACCTGCTCAGCGTGGTCGCCTTCTGCAACGAGGTCAAAGGCAAGAGCATGCTCGCGCTCTCCCGTGAGCTCGACGTCCAATATAAAACGGCATTCGTGCTGGCGCATAAAATGCGTGAGGCTATGGCATCCGGCACGAAAGCGGTGCGCATCGGCGGCGCGGGACGTGAGGTCGAACTCGACGGCGCCTACTTCGGTGGCCACGTCCGGCCGAAGAACCTGGCGACCGATCGCGTCGACCGGCGACTGGTCAAAAACCAGTCCGGCAAGCGCCAGGTCGTCGTGGTCATGCGCGAACGCGGTGGTCCCACGCTGGTGCAGGTGGTGCCGACCGAAGATGCCGCACTGCCGCTCATTCCCCAGCGGATCGCCAAGGCGACCGTGCTGCATGCCGATGAAAGCGCGGCCTGGAACAAGCTGCACGCGAGGTTTCCGATGCGGCGGATCAACCATCAGGAAGGCTACAGCATCGACGGTGCCTGCACCAACGGCGCGGAATCCTACTTCTCCCGCCTGCGCCGCAGCGAGCTGGGGCACCACCACCACATCGCCGGACCGTATCTCCTCCGCTATGCCCAGGAAGCCGCCTGGCGGGAAGACGCAAGGCGCGTCAGTAACGGCGAGCAGGTGCATGGGGTGGTCCGCCTGGCTTTGCGCTGCCGACCGTCGGTGGACTTCTGCGGTTACTGGCAGCGTGCCCATGTGGCCTAACGCACCCGCCATCCGACCACGCCCGCGGTCTCGACCCGCTCGATCGTCTCCTTGGCGCGATTCAGTGACGCCAACACAGTCTTCTGGATCAACGCGCGCTGGCGGTCGTCGCTGACCGGGATGCTTTTCAGATCCATCATTCGTTCGCCGATTTCGCGTGTCGTCATTGGCCGTGGCGCATCGCGCAACACGTCGTAGATCAGCCGAAGGCTTTCACCAGGACGGAACCAGGCGTTGCAACGTCGCCGCGGTCGAGGACCGATCCCCTCGGGTCGGATCTCCGGATCGAACAGCCGCATGGTCGCGTCCAGGTGCGTCAAGGCGGCGCGGCGCTCGCCCAGCTGCTGCTCCAGGTCTTTCACCAGCCCGGCCAACTCGGATCGCTTGTCACGCAATATACGGATGACTTGCTGCTCGGCCACCGTCGCCCTCCTCCTGAATTCCAGTGGAACGAGGGTAGATGGCCGATCTCAGAACCCGAACCGGCCAGCAGTGGCGCTTGCTACATGATACCGGATCGATCGGATGAACTTCCTCGAGTTGCTGTGCGCCGGCCACACGGATTACGTGGTCAACGAGGCGGCGCTGGAATACATGCGCGAGCATAACCTGGCCGGACCGACGATCCAGCAGTTGGCCGGACATCCGCAGCGGCAGTTTGCCGATGAGGCCGCGTGGCAGCGCCATCTGGAGCAACTGGGCATCACCGACCTCCAGGTGACCCCCGACCCGGTGCGTGTTGCCACCGAGGGGGCGCTCCGGGGTGCCATCGCCGCGCATGGATTTCTCAACGAGGCGGTGATCGTCAGCGACGACGCCGGCCAGTTCAACGTCGGCCAGCACGCCCTGTGTTGGATCCATGCCGAGCGGCTGGTGCACAAGCTGGAGACGTTCACCGACCAGCAGCGCGCCGCCCAGCAGATCGTCCGCAGTTTGATCTGGTGGTACTATGCCGATCTGAAGGCCTACCGCCTCGATCCGACCCCACGTCGACGCAGCGAGCTACGAGCCCGCTTCGATCGTATCTTCCTGCGCACCACCGGCTTTGCCACGCTCGATCGCCTGCTGCAGCGGCTACACGCCAACAAGGCCGAGTTGCTGATGGTGCTCGACCACCCCGAGATCCCGCTCCATACCAACGGGTCGGAGAACGACATCCGCTGCCAGGTGACCAAGCGCCAGGTCAGCGGCGGCACCAAAACCGACACCGGGCGCGACTGCCGCGACGCCTTCCTCGGGCTCGGAAAGACCTGCAAGAAGCTCTGCGTCTCCTTCTGGGACTATCTCGGCGCCAGGCTCGGCGTGCCCAACGCGCCAGCCATTCCCCGCCTCGCTGACCTCATCCGCTGCCGCGGTCAGCCTGCCTGATCAGCCTGCTACCCGCGGTTTTGCCCCGGATACCGCAGAAACTCTTAATTCGTTGAAACTCTTAATTCGTTCCTCGCAGACCTTGCCGCAACAGAGCACTCGCAGTTCGTCCGCCTGAGGAACCCGTGAGGCTGCCTGAACTGGTCGCCGTCATCCTACGGCGTTTCGGCCTGCGTGCCAGACGTCGGCGTGTCCCCCCGTTCCGCCAGGACGCCCTGGATTGCGTCCTGGAGCGCGGTGAGTTCGCCATCCGTAATTTCTTTGAACGTGTCCCTCCTGGCCTTGGCAAGGCGTCCGCCGTTCTGAAGGCACAGCCGGACGAATAAGCTGGCCCGGCGGTCCGGCATATCGACGATGTACTTCACCGCCGACAGTGCCGCATCGTAGACGGTCACGAAGTCCAGTTCCTCCCGGAAGTCTTTGCGAATGGTCTCGGTGACCTTGGCGTACAGGAACTCGACGAGCGGCGTGGCGTCGAAGTAGCGGTAAAGGTGTGCCGTGTCGTTGTCGACGGCGATCTCCGGCCCATCAGGCCCCTCCGCCCAATGCCACTCGATGAACGGCGCGATGGTCTTGGAGAAGGATTCCAGGGTGGCGTCATAGGCTTGCCGGTCGCGTACGATCGCCGCCGACACCGGGAACAGGACGTCAGGCGGCGTGAAGCCTTCCGCGGTCAGCACTTGATGGATGAGGAAGCGATGGATGCGCCCGTTGCCGTCTTCGAACGGGTGGATGAAGACGAAGCCGAAGGCTGAGAGTGCTGCCGCCACAACAGGGTCGGTCGCGCCTTTGATGCGCTCAGTCATCTGCGCCCAGTCGGACATCAGCGGGCTGACGTCCTTCGGGCGCGGGCAGATGAAGTGAACAATTTCGCGGTAACCGCCCACGGTCTCCCCAACGAAGATCTGGAAATCCCGAAAGCCGCTGGCAGCGTAGCGCGGGTCGACAATGGCGTTCTGCAAGGCGACCAGGCTGCGCGGATCGGTTGGCTCAAACGTCCTAGCTGCCCGGAGTGCGGCGACGAACCGCTCGGCGCGATTCCCGGTGGCCGTCTCACCCTCTATGGCGAAGCTGCTCTTGGTTTCCTTCGTGTAGAGGTAGCTCACAGCGCGGGCCAGGACCGCCGGATCGCACCCGGCGACAACGACGCGGGCCTCGGCCGCCAAGTTCTCCGCCTGGAAGTCTACCAGGCGCTGCGTCCGGCGGACCAGCGGCGCGAAGCCTGGACGGCCAAGGATGTTGTCGGTGACTTTGTGGCGCCGGGAAGGGATGCCCCTGGCCGTGGCGTGGAGACCGGGGTCGAGCACATCCACATAGCCAACCGTCCCTGCATCCGGGATCCCGAGCCTTTCACCGGTCAGCCATTCGTAGAGGAACCAGGCTCGCCGCGCATAGGCGCCAGTCGGCTCGGCCCGGATCCATGCCTCGATATTGTCGGCGGCTCCTGGGGTCCTAAAGGCGGCGGCAAAAACACCGAGGTCAACCGGCTCATAGCGGAGCGCGAACCGTAAGTGGCCGATGAGGTTGTCCTCGGGCATGTAGCCCTGGGGATAGCGCTCCACTGTGCGGCCATCCTTGACGACCGTTTTCCGAGCGCCTGGGGCGACCCTGGACGCGACGGTAGGGGTGGGCAGATGCAGCCCCAGCATGCTGATCAGGGCGGCTTGCCCGACGGGCGTGCCTTCTTCTGCCATGGCCATCCAGCTTCCGGTTGACCGCCCTCAGCCTGTGAAATAGTTCAGCGTCGCGCGAAAACGCTCATAAATTTAGACAGGCCTGCGAAAACGATCAAGACCGTCGCCCCACACGGTCGAGATGCAGCCAGGAGCTATCGGCGGTGATCTGCCTCCACCGCCGCCATTTCGGTGAAGGAGCGGTCAGGCCCACCAGCAGCCAGTGAACTGGTCCCCGGATCCCGAACAGTTCGATAAGCTTGGTCCGACTGGACGAGGAACGAACGGATGAGCGGGCAGCGAAGCCGCTACTTGGCGGAGTTCAGGACGAAGGTGGCTCTGGAGGCGATCCGGGGCAAGTTGACGGTGACGCAACTGGTGGTCAAGCACGGGGTGCACCAGACGCTCATTGACGCCCGGAAGAAGCAAGCCATTGAGGGAATGACCGGTATGTTCTCGGGCCGTTCGGAGACAGCGGAGACGGTATGGGCGGAGGGGCTCGAGAAGCTGCACATCAAGATCGGCCAGTTGGTGGTGGAGCGAGTTTTTTTGCGGAAGACCTCCGGTCGATGAGCGTCGGCCGGAGGCGAGAGATGGTCGAACCCGAGCATCCGCAACTGCCGATTGCACGGTAATGCGAGTTGGTCTCGATCGGACTTGCCCCGGCTCGGTGGACACCTGACCTGTTGAGGAACAGGTGCTCCGATGCCGAAGAGCCCGAAGAGCCATCCCGCCTATCCACCGGAATTCCGGCGCCAAATGGTCGAACTTATGCGCGCTGGGCGCACGCCGGAAGAACTGTCGCGGGAGTTCGAGCCGTCGGCCCAGGCGATCAGCAACTAGGTGAAGCAGGCTGATCGCGATGCGGGCCGCAGAGAGGGCGGTCCGACCAGTGCCGAGCGGGAGGAACTCGCCGGGCTACGCCGTGAGAACCACCAGTTGCGGTGGAGCGCGATATTCTGGCAAAAGCGGCAGCCTGGTGCGCTCGGAAGGCGGACGTGATCACACCCGGATCTTCCGGTTCATGACGGCGAACCAGGCCGTGTTCCCCATTGCCACCATGGCCCGAGTAATCGGCGTGTCCAGGGCGGGCTATCATGCCGGGCTGCGGCGCCCACCCTCGGCATGAGCCCAGGCGGACACCGAGTTGCTGAAGCGGATCCGCACCGTGCACGCGCGTCTCGCGCAGTACCTACGACGCACCGCGGATGCTTGCCCAGCTGAAAGCGCAGGGTGAGAAGCTCGGCAGGAAGTGCGTTGCCCGCTGATGCGAACGGCCGGAATCGTCGAGGTAATGAGACCTGTGCGCGGATCGTCCGGAGCGCCAGATGAGGTGTCCGGACGACGCCAGAGCCAACAACATGTTGGGGTTGTCCAGACGTGCCGGGTCCACCTCGGCGGTGGCCATCAGCAGCGCCAGCGTCTGCGCCAGGAATGCTTGTTGTGCATCAGCATCCGCCTTAGCAGGCACGCATTTCGGCCGCTTCCAGACAAAGCCTATGCGGACTAGTAGCTTCGCCATCGCATGCGGCGTGTAGGTGACATTAACCGTGCCACCACGAAGCCGCAGACTGCCTTCGCCGTCAGATACAGCCGGGCCGACAGTTCCGTCGCCAATTAGGGTCTGTTGACAATCACCGACTGGCAATGACGGCGGCGGCGAGGTAGATTGCGGCCTGGAAGCTGGTGTCCGTCTTGTCGTAGCGGGTGGCGATGGCGCGAAACTCCTTCAGTTTAGCAAAGAAGTTCTCGATGAGGTGGCGCCAGCGATACATCGCCTTGTCGTAGCTGATCGCTGCCTTTCGGTTGGATTTGGGCGGGATGACGGCGGCGGCGCCACGCCCGTCGAGTTCAATCCGCAGCCAATCGACGTCGAACGCCTTGTCGCCAAGCAGGGCGTCAAACGTTAGGCCCGCGATGAGCGGCAGCACGCCCAGCGTGTCGTGGCGCTGGCCAGGCAGCAGGACGAACCGCACCAGGTTTCCGAGGGCATCGACCAGGGCGACGATTTTGGTCGTCAATCCGCCGCGCGAGCGGCCGATGGCCTGATTTTGAGTCCCCCTTTTGCGCCGCTCGCCTTCTGGTAAGCGGTGACGATCGTGCCGTCGATCAGAGCATATTCGAAGTCCGGTTCGCCTGACAGCGCCTCGAAGATCCGCTCGAACACGCCCGCCTTGGCCCAGCGGCGGAAGCGCTGGAACACGCTGTTCCAGTTGCCGAACTCCGATGGCAGGTCGCGCCACGGCATTCCCGTCCGCACACGCCACAGAACGGCTTCGAGGAACAGCCGGGTATCACGTCCTGTGACTCCCGGATCGGCCGCTCTTCCGAGCGTCACCGGCTCAATCCTCTCCCACACCGCGTCGCTGATGACGAAACGCTCCCGGTCCACCGCCTACCTCGCTCCGGCAAAGCGGAGCTTGAATCACGCCGAGAACCGGAAGGGAATCCCCGAATGTCAACAGACCCTAGGCCGTCTGCGCCTCGGTCAGGGCCGGGGCGCACCCTTCATAGGCCAGCCGCTCGATGCCCGTCCGACCCTCCAGCGCGTAGCGTCGCCGATGTTCACGTACCGTCATCCGCCTCGATGAAAAGTGCCTCCGCCACCCGCTCGGCAGTCCAGCCATCGTCGAGCAGCAGCAGCGCGTTCATCCGCCGATGCACCGCGCTGTTCGTCTGCCGACGCATCATCGCCAGAAAATGCGTCCGATCCTCAGGGGGCAGGATGTCACCGGTCATGGAAGGCGCGAATCAAGCTCGCTCCCCCAAGGCAAGCAGATTCTCACGGAGTCTGTGTTTATAACCCGATCCATCGCCATTCCGAGATCGACTATCTCTACGAAGGCGCCGCTATGGAAGGTGTAACGACCTACGCCGCAAACCGTCCGCTGATCCGGGCCAAGTCCAAGCCTAATCCGCCGGATGCCTCCGCAATGCGGACTGACTCAGTGGTTTTTGCCAGGGTCGGCCTTTCAGGGGCTGAATGTCTCACGTGTGAGACTTTTGACGGCCAGGTTTTCTGCGGCCCTCGTGGTACAAAGGTCTCACACGTGAGACATTCACGCCGCGCCTTCCCAGTTTGTTTCCGATTGCCATTGTGGAGTGGTTCACCGCCCCCAGGGTTTTAGGCTATTTCATCACCTTAAGAAGGAACTGGAGGCCACAAATGGCTGAAATATCGTCCTTAGCAGAAGCTAGGGGGAAATCCAGACCGCATGCCGACCCGGTCCCTCGGGCGCGCTGGCTACTGCTTGCGAGCGCCAAAGGTGGGAGTGGAAAGACCACAACTGCCCTGAACCTCGCGGTGCTGGCGGCCAACAAGGGGCTCAAAGTGGCCTTGGTCGACATGGACAGCCAGGAGACCGCGACGAAATGGCATATGCGCCGTCCCGAGGAAGCGCCGAGAATCCGTCTATTCACGGTCCCCTTGGAAAAGGCGGATCGCGCCATCCAGCAGGTGGATCTTGCCGAGAAGACGGACGGCCTGGACGTGGTCGTCATCGACACCCCGCCATCTATCGACGAACATCCTATCCAGGCTAGACTGCTGGTTGAGCGGTCTGACTTTGTCCTCGTGCCCACTACCCAGGGCCTAGCGGACGTGGAGTCAGTGCGGGAGTGGATGGGCTTTCTGCGGCGCGAGGGAGCGAACGCTGCCTTTGTGCTAACGCGCACCCAGCGCACCTACGGATCCTTTCAAGAAGCCCGTTCCCTCCTTCTCAAAAGCGGGCAGTTGTGCCCCATGGACATCCGACAGTTGGAAGACGTCCAATCCACTCATAAGTTTGGGGTGGGTATTTGCGAGATCAGGCGCGCCAAGGGCGTCGAAGATTTCGAAGGCGTCTGGGACGCCGTTTGCCATTCAATGGGGATGTGAGATGGTTTTCACTGCATCAAAACGCGCCCTTTCTGCACGCGCGGCTGAGACCCCCATTGAGAATGGTCGTGAGGGGACACGAGCGAAAGTCCTTGCAAACGCCATTATGCCGCGCAGCACGGCCCAGGAATACGCCCGGGAGATCGGGCTGCTCTGGGGCGAGGCTCAGGAGAAGTTCCTGGCCATCGGCAAATACCTGCGGCAGGCCAAGGCAGGCCTCCCGCACGGGGACTGGGAGCGACTGGTCTCCCATATGCTGCCCTTCGGCCGCGCCGTCGCCCACAAGCTGAGAGTGGTCGCCGAGGCGGTCGAGGAGAAGCGGCTCGCTGAGGAGACCTTGCCTCGCAGCTACGCCAATGCCTACGAGCTTGCGGCGCTCGAAGGCCACGAACTCGCGCTGGCGGCCAAGCGACAGCTGGTTCGTCCAGATGTCACGCGGAGGGAAATTGACGCGTTCAAGCGCGAGCTCAAGCTGCCTGCGGATGAGGCCGAGCGGGCCAGCCAGCGCCGGGCGGAGCTGCTGCGCAGACGCAAGCGCCTGATGGAGGAACTGGCTCAAATCGAGTCCGAGCTCTCTCGCGAAGAGAGGGGCGTGGCGGAAATCAACAGCAGCGCTGAGCCTTTTGGGTTGCCTGAGGAAGCGCCGGAAGGCCAAGAAATGGGCATGGCGCGCCCGCTCTGAACCCAGGCTGCAACCCCGGCCATATGTCTCACGTGTGAGACATATGGCCGTTCGTAGTTAGGGGACGACCAGCTGCGACACGCGACTGGTCGATGCTCGTCCAACGCGGGTTTCATTCTCGAGCCGATTGACAACCCCAAGGCCACTAAGCGCCGTTACGGGTTGGTCGGCCCACGACCTAGACAATCTGTAACCGTGTCCTGGCGAGCCACAGCGGCAGGGCACGAACGATGAAGATGAAGACGACGAGAGCTGAGTGCCGCCCGACCACCCGTTCCTGGAACACCTTGTCTCCGTCGGCTGACCCTTTCGTACATCGCCCGGCGGCTGGGAGCGCATCCGCAAGTAATACCAGCCTCATGAAATTCTGACTGACCGCAGATAGGAGTAGTTGGTTAGGGAGGCAATACGGCCACCGCTCTGCGAGAAGGTAGTTCCATGCATCGGTGCAGCCATCGAGGATGGCATCGAGGTCAGCAAAGAGCCGCAACGAAAGAAAGCGGTCTTGCAGATAGAGCCACACACGCTCAACTGCATTTCCATGCTGCCTCTTTATGTGCGATTCCTGCACTCGGGCGGGGTTGATGGCTCGACGTTCATCTGCCGGAGCTGGTCAAGCTCGGTTTCGGTCATCTGCACGAGCCAGACGCGCTGATCGCCCCGGGTGGCCATGCGGCTGAGCAGCCGGCCGCTGTCGGAGCCAGCGGTAGACGGTGCGCTGATGAATGCCAAGCCGAGCAGCTACCTCCTGCAAGGTCCACTCGGCACCGCTCTCGCGTTGGACGTTGCTTGTCCAGATCGGCCGTCCTTTCGACAGCCCGTAGCGGAATAGCAGGCGCTGGATCATGGATGCTCCAAACGCCTCGCGCTTGGGCGGCCGCCAGCCCGCGAGCATTCAGCTGCTCGGCAATGGCCACAGCCGAGCAGCCCTGTCCGCGCAGATCTTGGATCGTGGCCAGAAATTGGTCGAACCCGCGCAGTTGCTCGAAGCGCCGGACGGGACGCACCAAAGTGTGGCGGGTCTGCACACCGCCAGCCTAGTTGCAGGTGAGCTCGACGTGCTCGCTGTTGGTCTCCACCGGCACAGCGACC harbors:
- a CDS encoding transporter substrate-binding domain-containing protein, translated to MPVVKGPPMKLYSAAALGLLAVAVATPCMAKDWKTVVIGMEGGFAPYNLTDPSGKIVGFEPDLVMDLCARIKVQCKIIAQDWDGMIPGLNAGKFDVIMDGMSITEQRKKEIDFTAPYVNSPAAFIAAKDSPLAKLHSNGKVFNLTADPKGGGAALSELRKALKGMVIGVQVSTTHATFADKHLKDIATIKEYKTVDERDLDLKSGRIDVELDDYATLAAILEKPDSKDYAFAGPEFTGGDFGTGAGMGLRKSDADLTAKFDAALKAAFADGSVKKYSLKWFKIDTTP
- a CDS encoding transposase; this translates as MDREALTWPQRTVFGRFGEGPKSAAARGFAPVTHDSVYLFGAICPERAVGAAIIMPAVNSEAMAEHLIEISRPVAPGAHAVLVCDGAGWHQPSQRLPVPDNISLLRLPAYAPELNPMENVWEYLRANKLSLRVWNSYNAILAACLDAWNFLMSTPDTIKSITQRAWASVKI
- a CDS encoding IS66 family transposase translates to MPRAELEAEVTALRGEVAELKQLVLALRDEIARLKGLKGRPVIKPSGMEKATEPKCAGKRGKHRGRGKVTPRVTVETLVIRVTAPTGSQFKGYEPYQIQDLVLTARVVRYRRERWVTPAGETIVAPLPEGIRGHFGPELRRYVLMQYHQGQVTVERLVAQLQGVGVSISKRQVMRLLIEGQDAFLTETREVLRAGLETAAWITVDDTGARHRGANAVCTQIGNDNFAWFGTTGSNRAAKRIDPPLCSMRHW
- a CDS encoding IS1595 family transposase, which codes for MAQHFLLSAAARSLSAAKVMRMSESGVVNVFLRLRWPETDGKPVCPGCGCMVCYACPRSPDRPRWRCKACHADFSITSGTLFAHHKLPLRTYLLSVVAFCNEVKGKSMLALSRELDVQYKTAFVLAHKMREAMASGTKAVRIGGAGREVELDGAYFGGHVRPKNLATDRVDRRLVKNQSGKRQVVVVMRERGGPTLVQVVPTEDAALPLIPQRIAKATVLHADESAAWNKLHARFPMRRINHQEGYSIDGACTNGAESYFSRLRRSELGHHHHIAGPYLLRYAQEAAWREDARRVSNGEQVHGVVRLALRCRPSVDFCGYWQRAHVA
- a CDS encoding IS66 family transposase; translation: MNFLELLCAGHTDYVVNEAALEYMREHNLAGPTIQQLAGHPQRQFADEAAWQRHLEQLGITDLQVTPDPVRVATEGALRGAIAAHGFLNEAVIVSDDAGQFNVGQHALCWIHAERLVHKLETFTDQQRAAQQIVRSLIWWYYADLKAYRLDPTPRRRSELRARFDRIFLRTTGFATLDRLLQRLHANKAELLMVLDHPEIPLHTNGSENDIRCQVTKRQVSGGTKTDTGRDCRDAFLGLGKTCKKLCVSFWDYLGARLGVPNAPAIPRLADLIRCRGQPA
- a CDS encoding Fic family protein → MAEEGTPVGQAALISMLGLHLPTPTVASRVAPGARKTVVKDGRTVERYPQGYMPEDNLIGHLRFALRYEPVDLGVFAAAFRTPGAADNIEAWIRAEPTGAYARRAWFLYEWLTGERLGIPDAGTVGYVDVLDPGLHATARGIPSRRHKVTDNILGRPGFAPLVRRTQRLVDFQAENLAAEARVVVAGCDPAVLARAVSYLYTKETKSSFAIEGETATGNRAERFVAALRAARTFEPTDPRSLVALQNAIVDPRYAASGFRDFQIFVGETVGGYREIVHFICPRPKDVSPLMSDWAQMTERIKGATDPVVAAALSAFGFVFIHPFEDGNGRIHRFLIHQVLTAEGFTPPDVLFPVSAAIVRDRQAYDATLESFSKTIAPFIEWHWAEGPDGPEIAVDNDTAHLYRYFDATPLVEFLYAKVTETIRKDFREELDFVTVYDAALSAVKYIVDMPDRRASLFVRLCLQNGGRLAKARRDTFKEITDGELTALQDAIQGVLAERGDTPTSGTQAETP
- a CDS encoding winged helix-turn-helix domain-containing protein, which encodes MPVGDCQQTLIGDGTVGPAVSDGEGSLRLRGGTVNVTYTPHAMAKLLVRIGFVWKRPKCVPAKADADAQQAFLAQTLALLMATAEVDPARLDNPNMLLALASSGHLIWRSGRSAHRSHYLDDSGRSHQRATHFLPSFSPCAFSWASIRGAS
- a CDS encoding IS5 family transposase (programmed frameshift), producing MDRERFVISDAVWERIEPVTLGRAADPGVTGRDTRLFLEAVLWRVRTGMPWRDLPSEFGNWNSVFQRFRRWAKAGVFERIFEALSGEPDFEYALIDGTIVTAYQKASGAKGGPQNQAIGRSRGGLTTKIVALVDALGNLVRFVLLPGQRHDTLGVLPLIAGLTFDALLGDKAFDVDWLRIELDGRGAAAVIPPKSNRKAAISYDKAMYRWRHLIENFFAKLKEFRAIATRYDKTDTSFQAAIYLAAAVIASR
- a CDS encoding AAA family ATPase codes for the protein MAEISSLAEARGKSRPHADPVPRARWLLLASAKGGSGKTTTALNLAVLAANKGLKVALVDMDSQETATKWHMRRPEEAPRIRLFTVPLEKADRAIQQVDLAEKTDGLDVVVIDTPPSIDEHPIQARLLVERSDFVLVPTTQGLADVESVREWMGFLRREGANAAFVLTRTQRTYGSFQEARSLLLKSGQLCPMDIRQLEDVQSTHKFGVGICEIRRAKGVEDFEGVWDAVCHSMGM
- a CDS encoding DUF3102 domain-containing protein, with the protein product MPRSTAQEYAREIGLLWGEAQEKFLAIGKYLRQAKAGLPHGDWERLVSHMLPFGRAVAHKLRVVAEAVEEKRLAEETLPRSYANAYELAALEGHELALAAKRQLVRPDVTRREIDAFKRELKLPADEAERASQRRAELLRRRKRLMEELAQIESELSREERGVAEINSSAEPFGLPEEAPEGQEMGMARPL
- a CDS encoding helix-turn-helix domain-containing protein, producing MLAGWRPPKREAFGASMIQRLLFRYGLSKGRPIWTSNVQRESGAEWTLQEVAARLGIHQRTVYRWLRQRPAAQPHGHPGRSARLARADDRNRA